The following proteins come from a genomic window of Myroides odoratus DSM 2801:
- a CDS encoding glutamine synthetase III family protein, with amino-acid sequence MSTFRFRAIEKAASRSAVKVEELGRKSLIFGDHVFNDKSMRQFLTPEAYQAVKNAQLGIKIDRRLADYIALGMKEWALSKGVTHYTHWFQPLTGTTAEKHDAFFETQFDGDPVEQFNGGQLVQQEPDASSFPNGGIRNTFEARGYTAWDPTSPAFIFGSTLCIPTVFISYTGEALDNKTPLLKAINAIDDAATEVARYFDKNVKKVTPTLGWEQEYFLVDAALAASRPDILTTGRTLLGHTAAKGQQLDDHYFGSIPTRVLNYMHDLENHCILLGIPVKTRHNEVAPNQFELAPIFEEINLAVDHNSLLMDVMKKVAEKHHFKVLFHEKPFKGVNGSGKHNNWSLATDTGINLLSPSKTPKSNLQFLTFFINTIKAVNDNEELLRSAIASASNDHRLGANEAPPAIVSVFIGQQLTKVLEELKEVTDGKLSPEEKTDLKLNVVGKIPDVLLDNTDRNRTSPFAFTGNKWEFRAVGSTANCAGPMTVLNTIVAKQLKEFKIEVDRLVEQDGLKKDEAIFNVLREYIKQSERILFEGDGYSKEWEEEAARRGLSNHKTTPEALKAKVYPESIAVFEEMQVMTKVEVEARYEIELEEYVKRIQIEGRVLGDIAKNHVIPTAIKYQNLVIENVKGLKEIFGEEEYREYAEEQMRILKKISFHIAQVNTKVAEMVDQRKIANAVEDIEEQAKMYCHVVKPYFDIIRYHSDKLEMMVDNELWTLTKYRELLFTN; translated from the coding sequence ATGTCAACATTTCGTTTTCGAGCAATTGAAAAAGCAGCCTCAAGAAGTGCTGTGAAGGTAGAAGAACTGGGTAGAAAATCATTAATTTTTGGTGATCATGTCTTTAATGACAAATCGATGCGCCAATTTTTGACACCCGAAGCCTATCAGGCGGTAAAAAATGCACAACTGGGCATTAAGATTGACCGTCGATTAGCGGATTACATCGCATTAGGGATGAAAGAATGGGCACTTTCTAAAGGAGTGACACATTATACGCACTGGTTCCAACCTTTAACAGGAACAACAGCAGAAAAGCACGATGCTTTTTTCGAAACACAATTTGATGGAGATCCTGTAGAACAATTTAACGGTGGGCAATTGGTACAACAAGAACCAGATGCTTCTAGTTTTCCAAATGGAGGAATCCGAAATACATTTGAAGCAAGAGGATATACTGCTTGGGATCCTACATCACCTGCATTTATCTTTGGTTCTACTTTGTGTATTCCAACCGTGTTTATCTCGTATACAGGAGAAGCTTTAGACAATAAAACGCCACTTTTAAAAGCAATCAATGCCATTGATGATGCAGCAACAGAAGTAGCGCGTTATTTCGATAAAAACGTAAAAAAAGTAACCCCAACCTTAGGGTGGGAGCAAGAATATTTCCTTGTTGATGCTGCTTTAGCTGCATCAAGACCAGATATCTTAACAACAGGTAGAACCTTATTAGGACACACGGCTGCAAAAGGACAACAATTGGATGACCATTATTTTGGTTCTATTCCAACGCGTGTATTAAACTATATGCACGATTTAGAAAACCACTGTATCTTATTGGGGATTCCAGTAAAAACAAGACACAATGAGGTTGCACCAAATCAGTTTGAGTTAGCGCCTATTTTTGAGGAAATTAACTTGGCAGTGGATCACAATTCATTATTGATGGATGTGATGAAAAAAGTTGCGGAAAAACACCATTTCAAAGTGTTATTCCACGAAAAACCATTCAAAGGAGTAAATGGATCAGGAAAACACAACAACTGGTCCTTAGCGACAGATACAGGAATTAACTTATTAAGCCCAAGTAAAACGCCAAAGAGTAACTTACAATTCTTGACGTTCTTTATCAATACAATTAAAGCGGTAAACGACAACGAAGAGCTCTTGCGTTCAGCAATTGCCTCAGCGAGTAATGACCACCGTTTAGGAGCAAATGAAGCACCTCCTGCGATTGTATCTGTATTTATCGGTCAACAGTTAACTAAAGTATTAGAAGAGCTGAAAGAGGTAACCGATGGTAAACTATCGCCAGAAGAAAAAACAGATTTAAAATTAAATGTAGTAGGAAAAATTCCAGATGTATTGTTGGATAATACGGATCGTAACAGAACATCTCCTTTTGCCTTTACAGGAAATAAATGGGAGTTCAGAGCGGTTGGATCAACAGCAAACTGTGCAGGCCCGATGACTGTTTTGAATACGATTGTTGCAAAACAATTGAAAGAATTTAAAATAGAAGTAGATCGCTTGGTGGAACAAGATGGATTGAAAAAAGACGAAGCTATTTTCAACGTATTACGCGAATATATCAAACAAAGTGAGCGTATCTTATTCGAAGGAGATGGATACAGTAAAGAATGGGAAGAAGAAGCTGCAAGACGCGGATTGAGCAACCATAAAACTACACCAGAAGCATTAAAAGCGAAAGTATATCCAGAGTCAATTGCTGTATTTGAAGAAATGCAAGTAATGACGAAAGTAGAAGTAGAAGCACGTTACGAAATTGAGTTAGAAGAATATGTAAAACGCATCCAAATTGAAGGACGTGTTTTAGGAGATATCGCTAAAAATCACGTAATTCCTACAGCTATTAAATACCAAAACTTGGTTATTGAGAATGTCAAAGGATTAAAGGAAATTTTCGGAGAAGAAGAATACAGAGAATATGCAGAAGAACAAATGCGTATCTTGAAGAAAATATCGTTCCACATTGCTCAAGTTAATACGAAAGTAGCAGAAATGGTAGATCAACGTAAAATTGCGAATGCTGTTGAAGACATCGAAGAACAAGCGAAGATGTACTGCCATGTAGTAAAACCTTATTTCGATATTATCCGTTACCACAGTGATAAATTAGAAATGATGGTGGATAACGAATTGTGGACATTGACCAAATACCGAGAATTGTTGTTTACAAATTAA
- a CDS encoding lipase family protein, with amino-acid sequence MRKLACICFAFLGLSSYAQQLKPTVEVQEIKNSLHLAQDIQKPFATDSLYQLTHYKNLYRSPEMGLTNQWGLYYNEEKQVAEMVIRGSVNRGISWLANYYAAMLPANGTIYLTPDQPVVYQFSADEKASVHAGWAIASVYLLQDMKPKIDSLYQTNHKEIIISGHSQGGVIAYLITAQLKQWQKQDILPKDIRFKTYTLAAPKPGNLYFAYQYEKEMNQWSYSVVNTQDWVPEVPPTTQRFQDFTPISPFSQDNIDKAIKKISWPKRWFARGIYNRVNNPTKKSVKRYAKLLGPFLFKQIQKTLPELQEPVYRQESNYNRCGNPIVLDGLQNEAYQKKFNNPENTMSHHLPNAYLYLLEE; translated from the coding sequence ATGAGAAAACTCGCTTGTATTTGTTTTGCCTTTTTAGGTCTCTCTTCTTATGCTCAACAATTAAAACCTACAGTAGAGGTACAAGAGATTAAAAATAGCTTGCACTTGGCTCAAGATATTCAAAAACCATTTGCTACAGACTCCTTATATCAACTCACTCATTACAAAAATCTGTATCGCTCTCCTGAAATGGGATTAACGAACCAATGGGGACTTTATTATAATGAAGAAAAGCAAGTAGCTGAAATGGTTATCCGTGGATCTGTTAACCGAGGTATTAGCTGGTTGGCCAATTACTACGCCGCTATGCTTCCTGCCAATGGAACCATTTACCTTACTCCGGATCAACCTGTGGTCTATCAATTCTCAGCGGATGAAAAAGCCAGTGTTCACGCAGGATGGGCCATTGCATCGGTTTATTTGTTACAAGACATGAAACCTAAAATAGATAGTTTATACCAAACCAATCACAAAGAAATCATCATCTCTGGTCATAGTCAAGGAGGAGTAATTGCCTATTTAATTACAGCTCAACTAAAACAGTGGCAAAAGCAAGATATCCTTCCTAAAGATATTCGTTTTAAAACCTACACCTTAGCAGCTCCTAAACCTGGAAACCTGTATTTTGCGTACCAATATGAAAAGGAAATGAATCAATGGAGCTACTCTGTAGTCAATACCCAAGATTGGGTTCCGGAAGTCCCCCCTACCACACAGCGCTTTCAAGACTTCACTCCTATTAGCCCATTCAGCCAAGATAATATTGACAAAGCCATTAAAAAAATCAGTTGGCCAAAAAGATGGTTTGCCCGCGGAATTTATAATCGCGTCAACAATCCCACGAAGAAAAGCGTAAAACGCTATGCCAAATTACTCGGCCCCTTTTTATTCAAACAGATCCAAAAAACATTGCCTGAGTTACAAGAACCGGTGTATCGCCAAGAGAGCAATTACAACCGTTGTGGGAATCCTATTGTTTTAGATGGTTTACAAAATGAAGCTTATCAAAAGAAATTTAATAATCCCGAGAATACAATGTCTCATCATTTACCGAATGCTTACTTGTACTTGTTGGAAGAATAG